The DNA sequence ACCAGCAGGGCGACGCGCGCAGGCGGCGGCAGTGTCGCGACGCGGGCGCCGAAGGTGCGCTCCAGCCGTTCGGTCAAGGGCAGGACCGGGTCGAAGGCGTCGAGATCCACCGACGGCAGCTCGGTCAGCGCGAGGGGGTGGCCGGCGGCCTCGGTGAGCAGCCGGGCCCGGACCACCGGGTCGAGCCGGGGCGCGACCGCGTCCAGCAGCTCCGCGGCGACGTCGTCGGGGAGGCGGCCGAGCGGCATCGGCGAGAGCCCGGCGTCCAGCAGGGGTGACCCGGCGCCGTCGCGGAGGGTGGCGATCAGGACGACCGGCTCGGTCTCGATCCGCCGGGCCACGAAGGCCAGGACGTCGGCGCTCGCGCGGTCCAGCCAGTGCACGTCCTCGGCCACGACCAGCACCGGCTTCGCGGCGGCTTCGTCGGTCAGGAGCGTCAACGCGGCGAGCCCGACCAGGTAGCCGCTGGGGACCGGCCCGTCTTCGAGGCCGAGAGCGGTCCGCAGCGCGCTCCGCTGCGGCGCGGGCAGCTCGGCTACGCCCGCCCGGACGGGATGGAGCAGCTGGTGCAGCCCGGCATAGGCGAGGTCCTGCTCAGCTTCGGCGCCGGTCGTCCGCAGCACCCGCAGCCCGGCGACGGACGCGGCGGCGGCCGCCTCGGCGACGAGCGCGGACTTGCCGATGCCGGCCTCCCCGCGGAGGAGGATACCACCGCGGTCCCGGGGCCCGTCGACGAGCGCGCCCAGGTCCTTCAGCTCGGTTTCCCGCCCGTGCAACGGCATGCGCCCTCCCCTCGCCCCGCGACGATACCGGCCCTCGACGTACAGCGACGACGTCGTCCGACGGGCGCGAAGGCGCCTACGCCGGCCCTAGCTTCGGTGCCCATGCCCCAGAAGAGATCCGTACTGCTGTTCGCCGCGCTGCTGGTGACCGCCGTCATCCAGTTCGCCCCGAGCGCCGCGGCGGCCGGAACCCCCTGCGCCACCGTCCCGGTTTCCGCGCCCGCCGGCGCGAAGATCGAATCGGTGCAGGCCGTCGCCCAGCCCGGCTACTGCGGGATCACCGTCACGCTCACCCACCCGGGCGCCGGCGACCACGTCAAGGTCCTGGTCGCGCTGCCGCGGACCGGCTGGACGGGACGGCTCCAGGCCCTCGGCGGGAGCGCCTACGCCGCCGGCGAATTCGGCGCGCCGCTGGTCCAGGCGGTCAAGGACGGCTACAGCGCCGTGACGACCGACGCCGGGGTGTCCGCGGACGCGCTCGACACGTCGTGGGCGCTGACCGCGCCCGGCCAGGTCGACCGGCCGCTGCTGACGAACTTCGCCACCCGCTCGGTGCACGAAGCCGCCGTGGTCGGCAAGGACGTCACCCAGCGGTTCTACCACCGGCCGGTGACGTACTCGTACTGGACCGGCTGCTCGACGGGCGGCCGCCAGGGCTACTCCGAGGCCCAGAACTACCCGGCCGACTTCGACGGCGTCCTGGCGAACGCGCCGGCGGTCCACTGGACCCGGTTCGCGGTGGCGACGCTCTGGCCGCAGGTCGTGATGAACCAGGAGCACGACCGCCCGAGCACCTGCGTCCTCACCGCGTTCCGCGAGGCCGCGATCAAGGCGTGCGACGCGCGGGACGGCGTCACCAACGGCGTCGTCGACCGGCCGGACGAATGCGGTTACGACCCGCGGAGCCTGATCGGCACGAAGGTCGTCTGCGACGGCCGGGACGTCACCGTCACGGCCGAGGACGCCGAGGTCATGCGCAAGATCTGGGCCGGCCCGACCGACGAACGCGGCCGGCAGCTGTGGGACGGCCTCCCGAAGGGCGCGGACTTCACCTGGCTGGCGGGCGCGGCACCCGGCTTCCCGGTGGCCGTCCAGTGGGTGCAGTCGTTCCTCGAGAAGCAGGCCGGCTTCGACACCTCGACGCTGACGTACGCCCAGTACACCGCGCTGTTCCGCCAGTCGGTGCGGGAGTACGACGACGTCATCGGCACGGCCGGCCCGGACCTCTCGGCGTTCCGCCGCGCGGGCGGCAAGCTGCTCACCTACGTCGGCTCGGACGACCAGCTGATCCCGCCGGGCGGCGTATTGCGCTACCACGCCGAGGTCGAACACGAGATGGGCGACGTGGACGGCTTCTACCGGCTGTTCGTCGCCCCGGGTGTGGAGCACTGCGGCGGCGGCCGGGGCGCGGCGCCGGTGAACCCGCTGGGCGCGCTGGTCGGCTGGGTCGAGCACGGCAAAGCGCCGGCCACCCTGGCCGCCGCGACCACGGACGGCAAGCAGACCCGCGACCTGTGCGTGTACCCGCGTGTCTCGCGGTACACCGGCCACGGTGACCCGGCTGTGGCGTCCAGCTACCGCTGCCGCTGACCCCGACTCCCCTGCGCCCCGGCCGAGTGGACTTGCCGGTCCAAAAAACTCTCGGCACCCTGAATGAGTCAGCTGGATTTCCGTTGTACAGGAGCACTTCCCCATGGCACTCGACCAGTACTACCTCCTCGGCCGCTCCGGGCTGCGTGTCAGCCGGCTCGCGCTGGGCACGATGAACTTCGGCACCGGCGGCTTCCACGCCGCGTACGGCAAGACCGAGGAGGAGGTCCGCCCGATCTTCCGCCGCTACCTCGACGGGGGCGGCAACTTCATCGACACCGCGGACTTCTACACCGCCGGCGAGAGCGAAACCCTCCTCGGCAAGCTCATCGGCGAAGCGAACGTCCGCGACAAGGTGGTGCTCACCACCAAGTTCACCAACAGCGTCGCCGACGGCGACCCGAACGCGGGCGGCAACGGGCGCAAGCACATGATCCGCGCCCTGGAGGCGTCGCTGCGCCGGCTGGGCACCGACTACGTCGACCTCTTCCTGCTGCACACCTGGGACCGGCTCACCCCGGTCGAGGAGGTCATGCGCACGTTCGACGACCTGGTCCGCGCGGGCAAGATCCGCTACGCCGGCCTCTCCGACGTGCCCGCCTGGTACGCCTCGCGGGCCCAGACGTTCGCCGAGGCCAACGCGCTCACGCCGGTGATCAACCTGCAGCTGCCGTATTCGCTGGTGCAGCGCGAGATCGAGACCGAGCACGTCCCGCTGGGCCGGACGCTCGGCCTCGGCGTCACGGCGTGGAGCCCGCTGGCGGGCGGCTTCCTCACCGGCAAGTACCGCACCGGGACCGAAGGCCGGTTCGCCGACCCGGACGCCCAGACCTGGACCGACCGCGACTGGCAGCTGCTCGGGCCGCTGGAGGAGATCGCGGGCAAGCTGGGCGTGACGATGGCCCAGGTCGCGCTCAACTGGGTCGCCACCCAGCCGGGCATCGCGTCCGCGATCGTCGGCGCCAGCAGCGCCGACCAGCTCGGCGCGAGCATGGCCGCCCTCGACTTCGAGATCCCGGCCGAGCTGCGCACCCTGCTGGACGAGGCGAGCGCGGTCCCACCGGCCTCGGTGTACCGGATGTTCACCCCGGGCTACCAGAACTGGATCGTCACCCCGGGCCTGAAGATCGGCGACAAGCCGGCGGGCTATGCGCCGGACGTGCGGAACTGGTAGCCGTCACGGGTTTCGCGGAGCGGCACTCCCCGCTCCGCGAAACCCGCGGTTCATCCATCCGTGGTTTCTCCGGGTTTCGCGAACGCCGACGACGAGCGGACCACAGGCTCAGGCGATGGACGGCAGCGTCGTAGCCGGCACCGGACGAGACCGGACTCGGGGCGAAATCGCGACAAGCACAGCGAAATACACCCCCTCACTTCTCTTGCAAAACACGCCTTTCCGATAACCCCGGAGTCCATTGTGGCCAGTCAGGGCCACGTCCGAGTTCCGGCCGCCACGGCCCACTGGATGAATCACCCCATCACCCCGCGTGTCCGCCCACCAGGACACGGAGACTGGGGTGAATGCAGAAGACGCGTGCACCTGCACGGGACTTGCCCAGCCGCTGTGGTTCACCTGACAGATGGTCGCATTCCCAGGCGGGAATAACCGACAATCGGAGGTTCGAGCCTCACGCCAGCGACCGCACCGGGAGCGCGCGCATGAACCCGCCGGAGCAGCCTGTTCCTCCCGAGCCGGACGCTTCCCGGCGCGCCGAACGCAACCGGCGGATGGTGGAGGACTGGGAGGGCGGCGCCACCATCACGCAGATCGCGCACCGTTACGGCCTGTCGCTCAGCTGGACCGGGATGCTGCTCCGATTGAACGGTGCCGCACTCCCGAAAACCGGCCGGGGCATCAAACGCGATCTCGATACCGAGCAGGTCAGCGCCGAATACCTCGACGGGGCCACCATCCGGACCATCGCCGACGACCACGGGGTGTCCTACGGCAAGATCTATCGCTTACTGCAACAACACCACGTACCCATGCGCCCACGTGGGGGAGGCCAACGCGCTGCGTCAACAAAAACCCCTCCGGGCATCGACACACAGTAGTCCACTGTGGAGGAACGTTCTCGTCGTCGTCCCACGATCTTGTGGAATCCCACACAAACCGGCCCGTGACAGCCGGTGAGCCGGTAGACCGGGAAACGGGCCGAGTGGGGAGGAACCGATGACGCGTCCTGGGCAGAGGCATCGGGAGCGACCGGGACCGATCCAGTTGCCCGCCCCGTCGCCCGACCTCGTCGGACGGGACCGCGAACTCGAGCAGCTCGACTCATTCCGGCAACGCCGTCGCGAACACCCCCGGATCGTGGTGCTGACCGGGGTGGGTGGCGTCGGGAAGACCGCGCTCGCCATCCACTGGCTCGGCTCCCGGCGCGAAGAGTTCCCCGACGGCGTGCTCTACACCAGTTTCGCCTCGCCGAACACCGACGAGGGGCCGGAATCCGCCGACGTCGCGCTGCACGGCTTCCTCACCGCACTCGGCGTCACCGCCGACGACATACCCGCGCAAACCGGGCACCGGGCCGCGTTGTTCCGGTCCCACACCACTGATCACTCGTTCGCGCTCCTGCTCGACAACGTGGCCTTCCCCGCACAGGTCCGCACGCTGCTGCCCGCGTCACCTGCCGCGTTCGTCGTCGTCACCAGTCGCTCCCAGCTCAGCGGGCTGAGCCTGGACGGCGCGGAAATCGTCCCGGTCGAGCCGCTCGATCGAGAGGCCGCCCGCACCTTGCTGGACTCCCGCGCCGGACCGGGCCGTCTCGACACGGACCCCGCCGCCGCCGACGACATCCTGCGGACCTGCGCCGGCCTGCCTCTGACGATCGCGGTCGTCGGCGCCCGCCTGCGTGCCCGTCCCGAACGGAGTCTCGCCCGCGAAGTCCGCGTCCGGCCGCACTCCGGGTACGAGCCGACCGGCGGCGGAGCGTCCACGACGGTGTTCGACGCCTCGTACGACTCGCTCACACCGGCCGCGGCGCGGCTCTACCGCCTGTGCGGCGTGCTGCCCGGTCAGCACTACGCGCTCGAAGCGCTGAGCCACGTTCTCGCCGGCCCGCTCGACGCGGTCTACGACGCGATCGACGAACTGATCGAAGCCAACCTGCTGTCCGAGCACGGTGACGTCGTCACCCAGCACGACGTGGTTCACCACGATGCCCGCGTCCGCGGGGATCGTGAGACCCCACCGCCGGAACGGCTCGCCGCCCTCCGCCTGTTCATCCGTTGGTACCTGGCCAGGGCGCTGGCCGCGGACGAACTGATCCACCCGTTTCGGCCACGCTTCGCGACGCGCGACAACCCGGATACCCCGATCTTCGCCGATCGGGAACGCGCGGTCCGCTGGTGGCGACGCGACCAGCAGGTCATCCGGGCCGTCACACGCGAAGCGGCGGCGCAGGGGTGGGACACCGAGGTCTGGCAACTGTGCGAGGCCTCTTGGGGGTTCTTCCTGCACAACCGCGATTACGAGCCCTTCCTCGCGCTCACCACTCTGGGCGTCGGCGCGGCCCAGCGGTGCGGCTTGCCGCTGGTCGAAGCGCGGCTTCGCAGTCAGCTCGGCTTCGCGCTCGATCAGCTGGGCCGGTTCGGCGAGGCCGACGCCGAGCACGCCGTCACGCTGGAGATCGGCGAGCGGGAGAACGACGGCCCCACCCGGGCGACGGCGGTCTCCAGGCTGGCTCGCGCGGCCCGTCGGCGCGGCGACCTCGATCAGGCGCTGCGGTTCTACCAGCGCAGCGCGGAGGCGCACGCCGAAATCGGACTGCCCCGCGGCGTCGCACTCGCGCGCCGCCGCCGTGGCGAGCTCCTCGTCGAACTCGGCCGGGACGAGGAGGCCGCGGTGGAGCTCACCGCGGCCGCCGCGACCATGGCCGAAGCGGGCGACGCCAACCAGCACGCCCGCGCCGTCACGGCGCTCGCCCGGTTGCACGACCGCCGCGGCCGGTACGACGAGGCCAGAGCCGAGCTACTCGGCGCGCTGGAGGTGGTCCGCGAGCTCGATTCGCCGTACTACACGGCCGAGATCCTCGCGACGCTCGCCGAGCTGGAAGGCGCCCACGGCCACCTCGAGCACGCGAACGAGCACCGGGAGGAAGCCCGGCGACTGTACGCCCGGCTCGGGGATCCGCGAGCCGGCGGACTCGCCGACCACGACGAGTGAGGACCCGGCGGCCACGCCCCGGCGGACAGCGCGGCCGAAGACCCCGGTGTCACGGTGCCAGGCCAAGGCCACCGCCGCTCCCGGAAAGCGGGCCACCGCACGGCAGATCGCGTCCACTGCCGCACCGGAGGTCCGGTGTTCCCCACAGAGCACGACGTCCGCGCACGCCGGCCACGAACCGGCCGCCACGTCCGGAGCAACGACGAGAAGCGAGACATCCGGCCGGCACGCCCCACCGCGAACCCGCACCCGCCACACCCCGGGTACCCGGCCGTGCCGGCACGCCGTCCCCGGACCGAGCCGCCGTGCCGGGCTCACGCCGCCCACCTCGGCAGGGGACGCGCGACGGGCAGCAGCGGCAACGAAGCCCGCCAAGGCGGCTCGGACAGTTCCAGCAGCCGGTACATCGCAGACCGCAGGATCCCGGCGGAGCGATCCGGGCGCGACGTGATCACCGCCGTCACCGACTCGGCGAGCTTCCCCGCCCGCCACCGGGCAGCCTCGGCCTGGTCCGGCAGTGGGCGTCCCCAGTCCAACGGCACCGTGTGCGCGCGGACGGCGTCCGCGACGCTGCCCTCCTGCGGGCACCCGTCCGGAACCGACGCGAGGGTCACCGGACGCCCCAGCGCCGCCGCGTAGCCCGTGGTCGAGCCGTGGTCGCCGATCACCCAGTCCGCCGCGATCATCGTCGCCTGCCACCCGGACTCCGGCGGAATCAGCAGCAGGCCGCCGGCCATCGCGTCGGCCAGCCACGCGCTGATCTGCCGTCGTCCATGCACGGCCCAGACGTTCGGGTGCAGCACCGCCGCGACCGCGTACCGCTGCGCCGGCAACGCGTCCACCACCGCCCGGTACAGCTGCGGCACCTGCCCGAACGCCGAATCGGTGAACCACGTCGTGCTGACCGTGACGAGCTGCCGCGCCGGCGGCACCCCCAAGGTGTGCCGGTAGACCTCCCGCAGGTGCCGGCTCGCCCGCATCCGGTCCAGGCAGACATCCCCGGCGACGACGGCGTTCGGCGCCGCCTCGGCACACCGCTCCCGCAGCAGGTCCATCTCGCTGTCCGTGCTCAGCCCCAGGACCGCGGGCAGCACCCGCCCGCGGAAGGTCAGCAGCTCCCGGTCGACGCCGGTGGTCGGCTCGCTCGCCCCACCCGCCTTCCGGCTGTGCCGGCGCGGCTTGACGCGACCGGCGCCGTGCCCGACCAGGAGGATCGGACCGTGGAGCTCGTCCAGGTGACGATGACTGGCCGCGAGCACGAGATCGAACCGGTGCGCCACCGCCTGCGCCCACGGCAGGACCAGCCCGTCCAGGCCGCGGACGAACTCCTCCACGCCCTGCCACCGTTGAGTCGTATGCGGCACGGTGAACACGATCTGAACCCGCAGATCGTTTTCCAGGAGGGAAACCAGGTCGAGCAACCGGGTCCCGGCGGTCACGGTCGGGACCACCACCAGCACCGCGCGGCACCTCGGCCGCGTAACCCGGGTGCTGGAGCCGAGCCCGAACGGGCCACGCACCCACAACTCCGCTGCCATCGTCGTTCCCCCTTGCTGTCGTCACGGCGTTCGCGAACGGAGCATGCATTCCGCCTCTCCCGGCACCCTTCCCACCGGACGGACAAACCGTGGACAGATCGAGGACACAATCGATCGTTATCACGCCGTCGTCGTCGTTTCATCAAAACGATGCAAAGCTGACACCAGGAGAGGGGAAGGACCGCGAAATGGAAATCGCGTTCGGCATTCTCGGGCAGACAACGGTGCGGATGCACGGGAAGTTGACCGAGCACTGGGGCTCCCGCCAGGCGCAGCACCTCCTCGCCACCCTTCTCACCCAGCCGGGAAAACGTTTCTCCCAGGACAGCCTGATCGCCTGGGCCTGGAACGACACGACCCCGCCGGTGAACCCCAAAGAGGCTTTGTACAAGGCGATCACGCGGCTTCGACAGGCACTCGCAGACGCCGATGACCCTCCGGTCATACGCACGATCAATGGGGGCTACCAACTCGACGTCTCCCCTGATCTCGTCGACATCCACCGCTTCGGCGACGAAATGCGCAGAGCTCGTCAATTCAGCGCGGCGGGAGATCACGAAAGTGCGTGCGATGTCGCACGCGCGGCGCTCGCACTATGGCGCGACGAGCCACTCGCCGGCATGACCACCGAACCGGCGCAGAATTGGCGGCGCGCCGGTTTGGCCACGGACTGGGTACCCGCTTACGGGTTCCTCGCCGCCGAACTGCTGGCCATCGGGCGCCCCGAGGAAGCACTGCGCCACCTGGCCGACGCGCCCCATCCCCACGCGAGCGAACCGGCTTTCGTCAAACTCCGCGTCACCGCGCTCTACGCTTTGCGGCAGGCACCCGAGGCGCACACCCACTACTTGGCGGCGCTCAGGGCCTACGCGGAAGACGGGAACACCGACGCGGCCACGGACCTGCGAGCGCACCACTCGCAGCTGCGCGCCCCGGCCCCGGCGCCGGCCGGCAAACCCGCGTCGACGCTCCACGCCGCACCCGGCGCCGGAGTGAGCCCGGTTCGCGTGGGACTGCCGCGCAACCTCCGCGGGTTCGTCGGGCGCTCCGACTCACGGCGAACACTCGACCGGCTGC is a window from the Amycolatopsis sp. NBC_00355 genome containing:
- a CDS encoding NB-ARC domain-containing protein, with translation MPAPSPDLVGRDRELEQLDSFRQRRREHPRIVVLTGVGGVGKTALAIHWLGSRREEFPDGVLYTSFASPNTDEGPESADVALHGFLTALGVTADDIPAQTGHRAALFRSHTTDHSFALLLDNVAFPAQVRTLLPASPAAFVVVTSRSQLSGLSLDGAEIVPVEPLDREAARTLLDSRAGPGRLDTDPAAADDILRTCAGLPLTIAVVGARLRARPERSLAREVRVRPHSGYEPTGGGASTTVFDASYDSLTPAAARLYRLCGVLPGQHYALEALSHVLAGPLDAVYDAIDELIEANLLSEHGDVVTQHDVVHHDARVRGDRETPPPERLAALRLFIRWYLARALAADELIHPFRPRFATRDNPDTPIFADRERAVRWWRRDQQVIRAVTREAAAQGWDTEVWQLCEASWGFFLHNRDYEPFLALTTLGVGAAQRCGLPLVEARLRSQLGFALDQLGRFGEADAEHAVTLEIGERENDGPTRATAVSRLARAARRRGDLDQALRFYQRSAEAHAEIGLPRGVALARRRRGELLVELGRDEEAAVELTAAAATMAEAGDANQHARAVTALARLHDRRGRYDEARAELLGALEVVRELDSPYYTAEILATLAELEGAHGHLEHANEHREEARRLYARLGDPRAGGLADHDE
- a CDS encoding aldo/keto reductase; translation: MALDQYYLLGRSGLRVSRLALGTMNFGTGGFHAAYGKTEEEVRPIFRRYLDGGGNFIDTADFYTAGESETLLGKLIGEANVRDKVVLTTKFTNSVADGDPNAGGNGRKHMIRALEASLRRLGTDYVDLFLLHTWDRLTPVEEVMRTFDDLVRAGKIRYAGLSDVPAWYASRAQTFAEANALTPVINLQLPYSLVQREIETEHVPLGRTLGLGVTAWSPLAGGFLTGKYRTGTEGRFADPDAQTWTDRDWQLLGPLEEIAGKLGVTMAQVALNWVATQPGIASAIVGASSADQLGASMAALDFEIPAELRTLLDEASAVPPASVYRMFTPGYQNWIVTPGLKIGDKPAGYAPDVRNW
- a CDS encoding tannase/feruloyl esterase family alpha/beta hydrolase, whose protein sequence is MPQKRSVLLFAALLVTAVIQFAPSAAAAGTPCATVPVSAPAGAKIESVQAVAQPGYCGITVTLTHPGAGDHVKVLVALPRTGWTGRLQALGGSAYAAGEFGAPLVQAVKDGYSAVTTDAGVSADALDTSWALTAPGQVDRPLLTNFATRSVHEAAVVGKDVTQRFYHRPVTYSYWTGCSTGGRQGYSEAQNYPADFDGVLANAPAVHWTRFAVATLWPQVVMNQEHDRPSTCVLTAFREAAIKACDARDGVTNGVVDRPDECGYDPRSLIGTKVVCDGRDVTVTAEDAEVMRKIWAGPTDERGRQLWDGLPKGADFTWLAGAAPGFPVAVQWVQSFLEKQAGFDTSTLTYAQYTALFRQSVREYDDVIGTAGPDLSAFRRAGGKLLTYVGSDDQLIPPGGVLRYHAEVEHEMGDVDGFYRLFVAPGVEHCGGGRGAAPVNPLGALVGWVEHGKAPATLAAATTDGKQTRDLCVYPRVSRYTGHGDPAVASSYRCR
- a CDS encoding helix-turn-helix domain-containing protein, with protein sequence MNPPEQPVPPEPDASRRAERNRRMVEDWEGGATITQIAHRYGLSLSWTGMLLRLNGAALPKTGRGIKRDLDTEQVSAEYLDGATIRTIADDHGVSYGKIYRLLQQHHVPMRPRGGGQRAASTKTPPGIDTQ